Proteins from a genomic interval of Cyclopterus lumpus isolate fCycLum1 chromosome 18, fCycLum1.pri, whole genome shotgun sequence:
- the LOC117747761 gene encoding fatty acid-binding protein, intestinal-like, which translates to MTFNGTWKVDRNDNYDKFMEQMGINIMKRKLAEHDNLKVTIEQSGDKFHIKESSTFRTKDIDFTLGVQFDYSLADGTEVSGMWELEGDLLKGKFTRKDNSKVLTTTRALVGGELVQSYNYEGVDAKRVFKKQ; encoded by the exons ATGACGTTCAACGGAACCTGGAAGGTCGACCGCAACGATAACTATGACAAGTTCATGGAGcaaatgg GTATTAATATCATGAAGCGTAAGCTGGCAGAGCACGACAACCTGAAGGTCACCATCGAGCAGAGCGGGGACAAGTTTCACATCAAAGAGTCCAGCACCTTCCGCACTAAAGACATCGACTTCACTCTGGGCGTCCAGTTCGACTACAGCCTGGCCGACGGCACTGAAGTCTCA GGGATGTGGGAACTGGAGGGGGACCTGCTGAAGGGCAAATTCACCAGGAAAGACAACAGCAAGGTCCTGACCACGACCAGAGCTCTGGTGGGAGGAGAGCTCGTACAG AGTTACAACTATGAGGGAGTGGATGCCAAGAGGGTTTTCAAGAAGCAGTAA